A genomic window from Camelus ferus isolate YT-003-E chromosome 9, BCGSAC_Cfer_1.0, whole genome shotgun sequence includes:
- the LRRC39 gene encoding leucine-rich repeat-containing protein 39 isoform X2 — MSENVFCAGAVNAAKEVWEERIKKHNEDLKREREFQQKLVRIWEERVSLTKLREKVSKEDGRLVLKIEKEEWKTLPSSLLKLSQLQEWQLHRTGLLKIPEFIGRFQNLTVLDLSRNTISEIPRGIGLLTRLQELILSYNRIKTVPKELSNCASLEKLELAVNRDICELPQELSNLIKLTHLDLSVNRFTAVPPAVLRMPALEWLDMGSNRLQQLPDTIERFVNFRDNPLKLEVTLPPSENTDEEEERELFGLQFMHTYIQESRRADNQVNCSTT; from the exons ATGTCAGAAAATGTGTTTTGTGCTGGCGCTGTCAATGCTGCAAAGGAAGtttgggaagaaagaataaagaaacacaATGAAGACCTGAAGCGAGAGAGGGAATTTCAACAAAA GCTAGTGCGGATCTGGGAAGAACGAGTAAGCTTAACCAAGCTAAGAGAAAAGGTCTCCAAGGAAGATGGAAGACTTGTTTTGAAGATAGAAAAAGAGGAATGGAAG accctcccttcttctctacTGAAACTGAGTCAGCTACAGGAATGGCAACTTCATAGAACTGGTTTGCTGAAAATTCCCGAATTCATCGGAAGATTCCAGAATCTTACTGTGTTAGATTTATCTCGAAACACAATTTCAGAGATACCTCGAGGAATTG GACTGCTCACCAGACTTCAGGAACTGATTCTTAGTTACAACAGGATCAAGACTGTCCCCAAGGAGCTAAGTAACTGTGCCAGCTTGGAGAAACTAGAACTTGCTGTTAACAGAGATATATGTGAGCTTCCACAAGAG CTCAGCAATTTGATAAAGCTGACTCACCTGGATCTGAGCGTGAACCGGTTTACCGCAGTCCCTCCTGCTGTGTTGCGCATGCCTGCCCTCGAGTGGCTTGATATGGGAAGCAACAGACTTCAGCAACTTCCTGATACCAtagaaag GTTTGTCAACTTCCGAGACAACCCGTTGAAACTGGAAGTAACACTTCCTCCCAGTGAAAAcacagatgaggaagaggaacGGGAATTATTCGGCCTTCAGTTTATGCACACTTACATACAGGAGTCACGGAGAGCAG ATAACCAAGTCAACTGCTCGACTACTTAA
- the LRRC39 gene encoding leucine-rich repeat-containing protein 39 isoform X1, which produces MSENVFCAGAVNAAKEVWEERIKKHNEDLKREREFQQKLVRIWEERVSLTKLREKVSKEDGRLVLKIEKEEWKTLPSSLLKLSQLQEWQLHRTGLLKIPEFIGRFQNLTVLDLSRNTISEIPRGIGLLTRLQELILSYNRIKTVPKELSNCASLEKLELAVNRDICELPQELSNLIKLTHLDLSVNRFTAVPPAVLRMPALEWLDMGSNRLQQLPDTIERMQSLHTLWLQRNEITCLPETISNMKNLSTLVLSNNKLQDIPVCMEEMTNLRFVNFRDNPLKLEVTLPPSENTDEEEERELFGLQFMHTYIQESRRADNQVNCSTT; this is translated from the exons ATGTCAGAAAATGTGTTTTGTGCTGGCGCTGTCAATGCTGCAAAGGAAGtttgggaagaaagaataaagaaacacaATGAAGACCTGAAGCGAGAGAGGGAATTTCAACAAAA GCTAGTGCGGATCTGGGAAGAACGAGTAAGCTTAACCAAGCTAAGAGAAAAGGTCTCCAAGGAAGATGGAAGACTTGTTTTGAAGATAGAAAAAGAGGAATGGAAG accctcccttcttctctacTGAAACTGAGTCAGCTACAGGAATGGCAACTTCATAGAACTGGTTTGCTGAAAATTCCCGAATTCATCGGAAGATTCCAGAATCTTACTGTGTTAGATTTATCTCGAAACACAATTTCAGAGATACCTCGAGGAATTG GACTGCTCACCAGACTTCAGGAACTGATTCTTAGTTACAACAGGATCAAGACTGTCCCCAAGGAGCTAAGTAACTGTGCCAGCTTGGAGAAACTAGAACTTGCTGTTAACAGAGATATATGTGAGCTTCCACAAGAG CTCAGCAATTTGATAAAGCTGACTCACCTGGATCTGAGCGTGAACCGGTTTACCGCAGTCCCTCCTGCTGTGTTGCGCATGCCTGCCCTCGAGTGGCTTGATATGGGAAGCAACAGACTTCAGCAACTTCCTGATACCAtagaaag GATGCAAAGTCTACATACATTATGGCTGCAACGGAATGAAATAACATGCTTGCCAGAAACAATCAGCAATATGAAAAATCTGAGCACTCTTGTCCTCAGCAACAATAAGCTGCAAGATATTCCAGTGTGTATGGAAGAGATGACCAATCTGAG GTTTGTCAACTTCCGAGACAACCCGTTGAAACTGGAAGTAACACTTCCTCCCAGTGAAAAcacagatgaggaagaggaacGGGAATTATTCGGCCTTCAGTTTATGCACACTTACATACAGGAGTCACGGAGAGCAG ATAACCAAGTCAACTGCTCGACTACTTAA